A section of the Pseudovibrio sp. M1P-2-3 genome encodes:
- the mdoH gene encoding glucans biosynthesis glucosyltransferase MdoH: MTKKARYLPEFLLKLSSLLQFGAGSDEDVVLSRRRWVFGSLVSLTIIVLITLMFSTLESEGFSFIKLLMIGSFTLTLPWIVIGFWHAVLGLWLMLFHHHPEQSVCPIQMGDETTILKPLGTALLSCVRNEEFTEVAKKLEAMLIDLRQEGCLYGYSLYVLSDSSEPDILLQEKELVNELKERWAGQAVITYRHRPDNTGFKAGNIQDFCRRWGHRHEFAVTLDADSFMSAATLRSLTHKMMANPRLGILQTLAVGLSSRSLFTRAFQWGMRLGMHSYSLGTAWWQGPCGPYWGHNAILRLKPFMEHCFLPEIGGNGPLSGPVLSHDQLEATLMSRGGYDVRVWTAEGGSYEENPTNLLGFIDRDLRWCHGNLQYLKLLGLPSLKPIGRLQLVLAILMFTCSPAWILFLALGAVSPYVTSQPIHYNPLFGTIVFISVMTMVFSPILSSLIFVASKKEQRKAFGGGVRFISSAFTQILFSSMLAPIMAVAHTVFITTLIFGGKCGWRGQVRSIVSLSWGKSIVKFWPQFLFGVLGSGWALSNGLWQFWPLIPIIAGPLLVVPFAVFTSSPMIGSWVTRWALWRIPEESDPPVEIEGLSSIGDMGMSLELPDEPQSRKAV; the protein is encoded by the coding sequence ATGACTAAAAAGGCGAGGTATCTCCCTGAATTTCTCTTAAAGCTTTCAAGCCTTTTGCAGTTTGGTGCTGGCTCCGATGAGGATGTAGTTTTGTCACGCAGGCGCTGGGTGTTTGGAAGCCTCGTAAGTTTGACTATAATTGTGTTGATTACTCTAATGTTTTCGACATTGGAGAGTGAAGGCTTCTCATTTATAAAACTTTTAATGATTGGCAGCTTTACGCTTACCCTTCCATGGATCGTGATTGGCTTTTGGCATGCTGTTTTGGGTTTATGGCTCATGCTTTTTCATCATCATCCCGAGCAAAGTGTGTGTCCGATCCAGATGGGAGATGAAACAACGATTCTAAAACCTTTAGGTACGGCTTTACTTTCGTGCGTGCGGAATGAAGAGTTTACTGAAGTTGCAAAAAAGCTTGAGGCAATGCTGATAGACCTGAGACAGGAAGGTTGTCTCTATGGCTATTCTCTTTATGTGCTAAGCGACAGCTCTGAGCCAGATATCTTGCTTCAAGAAAAAGAGCTTGTGAATGAGCTAAAAGAACGTTGGGCGGGGCAGGCGGTTATAACCTATCGTCACAGACCCGATAATACCGGCTTTAAGGCAGGAAATATTCAGGACTTTTGCCGGAGGTGGGGCCACAGGCACGAATTTGCCGTTACATTAGATGCGGATAGTTTTATGTCTGCAGCTACTTTGAGAAGTCTTACTCATAAGATGATGGCCAACCCTCGGTTGGGAATATTGCAAACTCTGGCGGTTGGCCTTTCAAGTAGAAGTCTGTTTACGCGTGCTTTTCAATGGGGAATGCGCCTTGGTATGCATTCCTATTCTCTTGGAACAGCATGGTGGCAAGGCCCATGTGGTCCATATTGGGGGCACAACGCCATATTGCGTTTAAAACCATTTATGGAACACTGCTTTCTACCGGAGATTGGAGGTAATGGACCGCTATCTGGTCCTGTCTTAAGCCATGATCAACTTGAAGCAACCCTTATGTCTCGCGGTGGGTATGATGTTCGCGTATGGACAGCTGAAGGGGGGAGTTACGAAGAAAATCCCACCAACCTGCTTGGATTTATAGATAGAGATTTACGGTGGTGCCACGGAAACCTACAGTACTTGAAGCTACTTGGCTTGCCTAGTCTTAAGCCTATTGGTCGACTGCAACTTGTTCTGGCAATTTTAATGTTCACTTGCTCGCCCGCATGGATTTTATTTTTGGCTTTGGGTGCTGTCTCGCCCTATGTTACGTCCCAGCCAATTCACTATAATCCTTTGTTTGGAACAATCGTGTTCATCAGTGTGATGACTATGGTTTTTTCTCCCATACTCAGCTCCTTGATTTTTGTGGCAAGCAAAAAGGAACAACGAAAAGCGTTTGGAGGTGGGGTTCGATTTATTTCGAGCGCATTTACGCAAATTCTCTTTTCCTCAATGCTTGCGCCGATTATGGCCGTGGCTCACACCGTTTTTATTACGACTTTGATTTTTGGTGGGAAGTGTGGGTGGAGGGGCCAAGTTAGATCAATCGTTTCACTTTCCTGGGGGAAGTCGATAGTCAAGTTCTGGCCGCAGTTTTTATTTGGTGTGCTTGGTAGCGGATGGGCTCTTTCAAATGGTCTTTGGCAGTTTTGGCCTCTTATTCCAATAATTGCTGGCCCCTTGCTTGTTGTGCCGTTTGCAGTTTTTACAAGCTCCCCAATGATTGGGAGCTGGGTTACGCGTTGGGCACTTTGGCGAATTCCGGAGGAAAGCGACCCACCAGTAGAAATAGAAGGTTTGAGCTCTATTGGGGATATGGGGATGTCGTTGGAGTTACCGGATGAGCCGCAAAGTCGGAAGGCGGTTTAG
- a CDS encoding zinc-dependent alcohol dehydrogenase, whose amino-acid sequence MTKTVFPSRTTRSLWYTRNQTLEIFSEKLSEDSGNCIQLKTVASGISTGTEALVYNGMIPESEYERMRAPFQAGNFPFPVKYGYSLVAQPILTNPSASDHAYVFALHPHQEHVALTPDQFIPVPTQVPPLRATLAANMETALNAVWDAQPLPATNIAIVGAGTIGCLIAYLCASNVGANVTLIDIKPTREKYAKALGCSFADERTPLKDQDLVFHCSASAAGLEHALILAGQEALIVECSWFGALKPEVPLGQSFHSKRLKIFSSQVGSVALPMRSRRTRRQRLMNAMTLLKDPALDILLAPALYFDEVPQKISSVLSGKLDIVFQPISYTPYNREGTECTQ is encoded by the coding sequence GTGACAAAGACAGTATTCCCATCACGTACGACTCGATCACTTTGGTATACAAGAAATCAAACACTTGAAATATTTAGTGAAAAGCTTAGCGAAGATTCTGGTAACTGTATTCAGTTAAAAACGGTAGCAAGTGGCATAAGTACTGGAACCGAAGCTCTGGTTTATAACGGGATGATTCCAGAAAGCGAATATGAACGGATGCGGGCACCGTTTCAGGCAGGAAACTTTCCATTCCCTGTAAAATATGGATACAGCCTCGTTGCACAGCCAATCCTTACCAACCCTAGCGCCTCAGATCACGCATATGTATTTGCACTCCACCCCCATCAGGAGCACGTGGCTCTAACACCAGATCAATTCATCCCTGTCCCCACTCAAGTCCCTCCACTTCGGGCAACACTTGCAGCGAATATGGAAACTGCACTCAACGCAGTTTGGGATGCCCAGCCGTTACCCGCCACAAACATCGCAATTGTTGGCGCCGGTACAATCGGATGTTTGATTGCCTACCTCTGTGCATCCAACGTGGGGGCTAATGTCACACTCATCGACATAAAACCTACTCGGGAAAAATACGCAAAAGCACTTGGATGTTCATTTGCGGATGAACGAACACCCCTAAAAGATCAGGATCTGGTCTTTCATTGCAGTGCCAGTGCCGCAGGGCTGGAGCACGCACTTATTCTAGCAGGTCAGGAAGCTCTTATAGTAGAATGCTCTTGGTTTGGAGCGCTCAAACCCGAAGTTCCACTTGGTCAATCATTCCACTCAAAGCGGTTGAAAATTTTCTCTTCCCAAGTTGGGAGCGTCGCCCTTCCCATGCGGTCTAGGCGAACAAGACGGCAGCGCCTCATGAACGCGATGACACTGCTGAAAGATCCTGCTCTCGATATATTACTGGCACCTGCACTATACTTTGATGAGGTCCCTCAAAAGATCAGTTCAGTTCTGTCTGGAAAGCTGGACATTGTTTTTCAACCAATCTCCTATACTCCCTATAATAGAGAGGGCACAGAATGTACTCAATAG
- a CDS encoding 6-pyruvoyl trahydropterin synthase family protein, with protein sequence MYSIEVHDHMMIAHSFKGELFGPAQALHGATLEIYVTVIAKELDQYGVVADFDRAKTVLHNIIAPLNYKNLDDLPQFSGKNTTTEFLCGYIFQSINGAINLHQLGRPPEELSRLRVTIEESRNAKASFEAPINFSTPNAK encoded by the coding sequence ATGTACTCAATAGAAGTCCATGACCACATGATGATCGCTCATAGCTTCAAAGGTGAGCTTTTTGGTCCTGCTCAAGCTTTGCACGGCGCAACATTGGAAATCTATGTGACTGTTATTGCAAAAGAGCTTGACCAGTATGGTGTTGTTGCAGATTTTGATCGGGCGAAGACAGTTTTACATAACATCATAGCTCCCTTGAACTATAAAAACCTTGATGACTTACCGCAGTTTTCCGGCAAAAATACCACTACAGAGTTTTTATGCGGGTATATTTTCCAGTCTATCAATGGTGCCATTAACCTTCATCAACTTGGCCGCCCTCCAGAAGAACTCTCCAGACTACGAGTAACCATTGAAGAATCTCGCAACGCCAAGGCGTCTTTCGAGGCTCCAATAAACTTTTCAACGCCCAATGCAAAATGA
- a CDS encoding glycosyltransferase family 4 protein: protein MQNERNLYFAIPGNIESASGGYHYNRRMIAGLKGLGWKVEHLPLQGNYPFCELEDRNKAKTIFSSLASGSLVLVDGLAFGVLPKVAKENKERLRMLALVHHPLFMETGLSPPVSEALRGLEQATLRNVRHIIVTSPQTAQTLVDAFSIPSSKIHVVLPGTDRPAQHTKPLKKRGCIRLLCVASLIPRKGQLLLLEALKGLSSLNWRLDLVGETAFDRSYTDKVIKAIHQFSLERKITIHGVVPHKELTSFYQNADIFVLPSFYEGYGMAFTEALAHELPIIASGEGAVKDTLPLGSYIYVAPNNSSELISSLRFLIQEPKARQAMAKKARDSVKLLPSWKNSAQSLAAILEDVNE, encoded by the coding sequence ATGCAAAATGAACGAAATCTCTATTTTGCAATTCCCGGTAATATCGAAAGTGCCAGTGGCGGGTACCACTACAACCGCCGTATGATTGCGGGTTTGAAGGGGCTGGGCTGGAAAGTTGAGCACCTTCCTCTTCAAGGTAACTACCCTTTTTGTGAACTGGAGGACAGAAACAAAGCCAAAACTATTTTTAGTTCTCTTGCCTCTGGTAGTCTTGTGCTGGTAGATGGCCTAGCTTTCGGCGTATTGCCAAAAGTTGCCAAGGAAAACAAAGAGCGACTTCGCATGTTGGCTCTTGTTCACCACCCTTTATTCATGGAGACAGGCCTATCCCCCCCAGTATCAGAGGCACTGCGAGGACTTGAACAGGCAACACTCCGGAATGTGCGCCATATTATTGTAACCAGCCCTCAAACTGCACAAACACTAGTAGATGCCTTTTCCATTCCTTCAAGCAAAATCCATGTTGTACTTCCCGGCACGGATAGGCCAGCACAGCACACAAAACCTCTAAAAAAGCGCGGTTGCATCCGCCTATTGTGTGTGGCCTCCTTGATACCGCGAAAGGGGCAATTACTTCTCCTAGAGGCCCTAAAAGGACTGAGTAGCCTTAATTGGAGACTGGATCTTGTTGGAGAGACAGCTTTTGACAGGTCCTATACGGATAAGGTCATCAAAGCCATTCATCAGTTCTCATTGGAACGCAAAATAACTATACATGGTGTTGTTCCTCACAAAGAACTTACCAGCTTTTACCAAAATGCCGACATCTTCGTGTTACCCAGCTTTTATGAGGGATATGGGATGGCGTTTACGGAAGCTCTTGCGCACGAGCTGCCGATTATTGCTAGTGGAGAGGGAGCAGTCAAAGATACGCTACCGTTAGGGTCCTATATCTATGTAGCTCCAAACAATTCCAGTGAACTTATCAGCTCTTTACGTTTTTTGATTCAGGAACCCAAAGCACGCCAAGCCATGGCAAAAAAGGCTAGGGACTCTGTCAAGTTACTGCCTAGTTGGAAAAACTCTGCACAAAGTCTGGCCGCCATACTGGAGGACGTCAATGAATAA
- a CDS encoding class I SAM-dependent methyltransferase yields the protein MNKFSREWLRLRHDIDLRARNKTVEATFLTHMEKVSPAGTPLKLLDLGAGTGATVAALAPEISEAQDWTLLDNDRALLEELRVNQAELVKEGGQLHLHILEMDLNTDEAFDKFQQHSAVTTSALLDLTSAKWIDKLTATLVHNSLPFYAALSFDGRVALSPAHPKDDEIIKAFHLSQKLDKGFGPALGKEANSYAMNTLEAAGFRIIEGFSDWLCQKGEKELQKELVLGWAQAAQLAGLPVDKVHHWQDARITMINRGESQLSVGHVDFAAFPPEPS from the coding sequence ATGAATAAATTTTCTAGGGAATGGCTTAGATTACGCCACGACATTGATTTGAGAGCCCGCAACAAAACGGTAGAAGCAACCTTTTTAACCCACATGGAAAAAGTATCTCCCGCAGGCACTCCTTTAAAGCTTTTAGACTTGGGCGCGGGGACCGGAGCGACTGTTGCAGCTCTGGCACCTGAAATTTCAGAAGCACAAGACTGGACCCTATTAGACAATGACCGTGCTCTTCTCGAAGAGCTGCGGGTCAACCAAGCCGAACTCGTGAAAGAGGGAGGGCAGCTTCACCTACACATACTTGAGATGGACCTGAACACGGACGAGGCCTTTGACAAGTTCCAGCAACATTCAGCCGTTACCACCTCAGCTCTTCTGGATTTAACGAGTGCTAAATGGATAGATAAGCTTACTGCCACTCTGGTGCACAACTCCCTGCCTTTTTACGCAGCCTTGAGTTTTGATGGGCGAGTGGCCTTGTCCCCTGCACACCCTAAAGATGATGAAATTATTAAAGCGTTCCATTTAAGCCAGAAACTGGACAAGGGCTTCGGGCCGGCACTGGGAAAAGAGGCTAACTCCTACGCAATGAATACTCTCGAGGCCGCAGGGTTTCGAATAATTGAAGGCTTCTCTGATTGGCTCTGTCAAAAGGGAGAGAAAGAGCTTCAAAAAGAACTAGTACTGGGATGGGCCCAAGCTGCACAACTGGCAGGCTTGCCTGTAGACAAAGTTCACCATTGGCAAGATGCGCGCATAACCATGATTAATCGCGGAGAGAGCCAGCTATCAGTCGGTCATGTTGACTTTGCCGCGTTTCCGCCCGAACCAAGCTGA
- a CDS encoding M10 family metallopeptidase, whose amino-acid sequence MINRHIRPDGTHNEAQLIQEGSDAPYSTSTPYSIEAGDTFSGSLSSSGDRDAIAIEMEAGKTYTISMEGYGSDAVSDTYLYLYSPSGQQVAEDDDGGSGRNSVIEYTATESGTFYIGASSYNTSYSGDYTVSVTAEGDTDPVDPTDPVDPNAFTNDQIADQLTDGYWESNGRSGRSFDVEAGDTITVNINALNSSGQYLATEALNAWSMVTGINFQAVNGSAQITFDDSDSGAYSTSEVSGSTITSSFVNVSTSWLNSQGTTLDSYSFQTYVHEIGHAMGLGHAGNYNGSADYGVDNHYSNDSWQGSVMSYFSQNENTAVDASYAYLATPMIADILAMQELYGTATDLRIGNTVYGENSTAGGYYDDIVDLNPAAYTIIDNGGVDTIDYSSVRADQVISLEEETYSSVNGLTGNLAIARDTVIENAIAGSGDDILIGNAADNILEGGSGSDTFVFNANAGDDEIVDFTDGLDFIEFESGASSFADLTITDEGSDALISFDSGSILLTDVDAAVLGTNDFMFA is encoded by the coding sequence ATGATAAATCGGCACATTCGCCCCGACGGAACTCATAATGAAGCACAATTAATTCAAGAGGGCAGCGATGCCCCATATAGCACTTCTACCCCCTATAGCATCGAAGCTGGAGACACGTTTAGTGGCAGCTTAAGTAGTTCTGGGGATCGTGATGCCATTGCTATCGAGATGGAAGCTGGCAAAACTTATACGATCTCTATGGAAGGGTACGGCAGTGATGCTGTGAGTGATACCTATCTGTATCTTTACAGCCCGAGTGGGCAGCAGGTTGCTGAAGATGATGATGGTGGATCAGGCCGAAACTCTGTGATTGAATACACAGCGACGGAATCTGGCACTTTCTATATTGGCGCAAGTTCCTACAACACGTCTTACTCTGGAGATTATACTGTCTCCGTGACAGCCGAGGGGGACACGGATCCTGTAGATCCAACAGACCCAGTTGATCCTAATGCCTTTACAAATGATCAAATTGCGGATCAGTTGACGGATGGTTATTGGGAATCAAACGGCCGTTCAGGACGTTCTTTCGATGTGGAAGCTGGTGATACAATCACCGTAAATATCAATGCACTGAATAGCAGTGGTCAGTATCTGGCGACAGAGGCCCTGAATGCTTGGAGCATGGTTACAGGTATTAATTTTCAGGCTGTAAACGGGTCCGCCCAAATCACGTTTGATGACAGTGACAGTGGTGCCTACTCAACTTCAGAAGTTTCAGGAAGCACAATTACGTCTTCCTTTGTGAACGTTTCCACCAGCTGGCTAAATTCACAGGGTACAACTCTGGATAGTTATTCTTTCCAGACTTATGTACACGAAATCGGTCACGCCATGGGTCTTGGCCATGCGGGTAACTATAACGGTTCTGCCGACTATGGAGTAGATAACCACTATTCCAACGATTCGTGGCAGGGTTCGGTCATGTCTTACTTCTCGCAGAATGAAAACACTGCCGTTGATGCCAGCTACGCATATCTGGCAACTCCAATGATTGCTGATATTTTGGCAATGCAGGAACTCTACGGCACAGCAACAGATCTGCGAATCGGAAATACCGTTTATGGAGAGAACTCTACCGCAGGTGGGTATTATGACGATATTGTGGATCTGAACCCAGCTGCTTACACCATCATTGATAATGGCGGCGTAGATACTATTGATTACAGCTCTGTGCGGGCAGATCAGGTTATTTCCCTTGAAGAAGAGACCTATTCTAGTGTCAATGGCTTGACCGGTAACCTTGCTATCGCTCGTGATACCGTGATTGAGAACGCGATTGCCGGTAGTGGTGATGACATTCTCATCGGTAATGCTGCCGACAACATTCTTGAAGGTGGCAGTGGCTCAGATACTTTTGTGTTTAATGCCAACGCTGGTGATGATGAGATCGTTGACTTTACTGATGGTCTTGATTTCATCGAGTTTGAAAGCGGTGCATCTTCATTCGCTGATCTGACAATCACTGACGAAGGATCTGACGCTTTGATTTCCTTTGATAGCGGTTCTATCCTGCTAACAGATGTGGATGCTGCAGTGCTCGGCACTAATGACTTCATGTTTGCCTAA
- a CDS encoding RibD family protein, giving the protein MNLVESSRRLISGSMPVEVWREILKARAGNRNYEVGGYPSIFNKLCGSKQQTLVGQLGQSVDGRIATEAGHSFYINCPEALDHLHCLRALCDGVVIGVSTAICDNPQLTVRRVEGKSPAKIIIDPKGRLPFETKLLHDATVRRIVVTGQNVDINLPDGVEHITVATNGDGVISCGDICHALGEFRNILIEGGAWTLSRFLSEGLLDHLHLMVAPLIIGAGPSGIKLPPIEKLDDAMRPKANWFHLGCDVLLDLDLD; this is encoded by the coding sequence ATGAACCTAGTAGAGTCTTCTCGTCGTCTCATTAGTGGCTCTATGCCTGTGGAAGTGTGGCGAGAGATTTTGAAGGCCCGAGCAGGTAACCGAAACTATGAAGTTGGCGGGTACCCTTCAATATTCAATAAGCTTTGTGGGTCGAAACAGCAAACGCTAGTGGGTCAACTGGGGCAATCTGTAGATGGTAGAATAGCAACTGAGGCGGGGCACTCCTTTTATATTAATTGCCCCGAGGCACTAGATCATCTGCACTGCTTGAGGGCATTATGTGATGGTGTTGTTATTGGTGTAAGCACCGCGATCTGTGACAATCCGCAGCTTACTGTCCGTCGGGTTGAGGGAAAAAGCCCTGCAAAAATCATCATTGACCCAAAGGGGCGCCTGCCGTTCGAGACAAAGTTACTTCATGATGCAACAGTGCGGCGTATTGTGGTGACGGGTCAGAATGTGGATATAAACCTACCTGATGGTGTTGAACATATTACGGTGGCAACCAATGGGGACGGGGTCATTAGCTGCGGTGATATTTGCCATGCTTTGGGCGAGTTTCGCAATATTCTTATAGAAGGGGGGGCTTGGACACTCTCTCGGTTTCTCAGTGAAGGATTATTGGACCACCTTCACCTGATGGTGGCTCCATTGATTATTGGTGCTGGACCTTCGGGCATTAAATTACCACCTATTGAAAAGCTGGATGATGCCATGCGCCCAAAGGCGAATTGGTTTCATTTGGGGTGTGATGTACTGTTGGACTTGGACCTAGACTAA
- a CDS encoding cytochrome b yields the protein MSDHRSKVQHRSEERAAQLTPYSSPHKWFHWITVIAVFLMVPAGIAMAYMESGPTQNALFDFHRSVGVFLLFFTAIRLIYRVFDVPPPLPASIPFWQKALAQLTQSALYFILIANPLLGWYATSAYGAKINIFGLFTLPSIASKNREIASTLFDYHEALGLILCALVALHILGSIYHLVIAKDGVFERMSFIKR from the coding sequence ATGAGTGATCACAGGTCGAAAGTACAGCACCGCTCCGAAGAACGCGCAGCACAGCTAACTCCCTATTCTTCCCCTCATAAATGGTTTCACTGGATTACAGTCATTGCTGTTTTTTTAATGGTACCCGCCGGCATTGCCATGGCGTACATGGAAAGTGGCCCCACGCAAAATGCACTATTCGATTTTCACCGGTCGGTAGGGGTTTTCCTGCTCTTTTTTACAGCAATACGTCTGATTTACAGAGTGTTTGATGTGCCTCCACCACTTCCTGCTTCCATTCCATTTTGGCAAAAAGCTCTTGCACAGCTTACACAGTCCGCACTGTATTTCATATTAATCGCCAACCCGTTACTGGGTTGGTATGCAACGTCTGCATATGGCGCGAAAATTAATATTTTCGGACTATTCACACTCCCTTCAATTGCCAGCAAGAATCGGGAAATCGCAAGTACCTTGTTCGATTATCATGAAGCACTGGGTTTAATTTTGTGCGCCTTGGTTGCTCTTCATATTTTGGGTTCCATTTATCATTTGGTCATTGCCAAAGATGGTGTTTTCGAACGCATGAGTTTCATCAAACGGTGA